ACACGGGCGAGGCCGTGGTGGGGAACATCGGCAGCGAGACGCGCATGACGTACACCGCGATCGGCGACGTGGTGAACGTCGCGGCCCGGCTCGAGGCGATCGCGCGCCCGCAGCAGATCCTCGTCTCCGCGGCGACCAAGGCCGCGGCGGGCGAGCAGTTCGAGTACATCGACGCGGGCGAGCGCGAGCTCTCCGGGCGCCGAGGCACGGTCCATCTCTACGAGGTGCACGCATGAACCTGCAGGGCTGGAAGGCGGGCGACCAGATCGCGGGCCGGTTCGAGCTCGTCGAGGAGCTCGGCGTCGGCGGCATGGGCGCGGTGTGGCGCGCGACGCAGCTCAACCTGGGCCGCGACCTCGCGCTGAAGCTGCTCCTGCCGGAGTACTCCGCGTCGCCGGGCGCGCGGGCTCGCTTCGAGCGGGAGGCGCGCGTGGCCTCGGCGCTGAAGCACCAGAACGCGGTGCAGATCTTCGACTTCGGCGAGGACGACGGCCAGCTCTTCATCGCGATGGAGCTGCTCGAGGGGGTCACGCTCCGCTCCATCGTCGACGAGCACTTGCCCGTGCAGCCGCTCGAGCGCGTGATTCGCATCCTCTCGCAGATCTCCGAGGTGCTGCTCTTCGCGCACGAGATGCACCTCGTGCACCGCGACCTCAAGCCGGAGAACGTCTTCCTCGAGCGCACGCCGCAGGGCGAGGATCGGGTGGTCGTCGTCGACTTCGGCCTCGCCTTCATCCGCGGGCGCAAGAACTCGGGGCGGCTCACACAGGCGGGCATCGCGATGGGCACGCCCGACTACATGTCGCCCGAGCAGGCGGCCGGCGACGACGACGTGGGGCCGCCGACCGACGTCTACTCGCTCGGGTGCATGCTGTATGAAATGCTGACGACGCGGGTCCCCTTCACCGGCAACTCGGTGCAGGTGATCACGCAGCAGCTCTTCAGCGCGCCCACCCCGCCCAGCGAGCTGCAGCGCGACGTGCCCATCCCGCGCGAGCTCGAAGATCTCTGTCTGCGCATGCTCTCGAAGCGCGCGGCC
This portion of the Sandaracinaceae bacterium genome encodes:
- a CDS encoding serine/threonine-protein kinase; its protein translation is MNLQGWKAGDQIAGRFELVEELGVGGMGAVWRATQLNLGRDLALKLLLPEYSASPGARARFEREARVASALKHQNAVQIFDFGEDDGQLFIAMELLEGVTLRSIVDEHLPVQPLERVIRILSQISEVLLFAHEMHLVHRDLKPENVFLERTPQGEDRVVVVDFGLAFIRGRKNSGRLTQAGIAMGTPDYMSPEQAAGDDDVGPPTDVYSLGCMLYEMLTTRVPFTGNSVQVITQQLFSAPTPPSELQRDVPIPRELEDLCLRMLSKRAAERPAMDIVHGLLTHADPTSDARERGRDRTYLEGRAARMISTVRPAKHAQTLSDVHAAPSGMEPVQLAVVGELSGDLTLGLGANGLLAYIVSDEQPLDGADAIFAPDATPEALQDLKERGVPLVTDAATGDMSRVTELLRAGVDEVVNRPIRAEDLSKKVWRAIRRHRRRNTG